One part of the Aurantibacillus circumpalustris genome encodes these proteins:
- a CDS encoding gliding motility-associated C-terminal domain-containing protein has product MRVLFLIFFSFLTVVSDAQIPTSGLVGAWPFNGNASDVSGSNNHGTVFGATLVPDRCGVPNAAYSFNGSTNYIQMLTTGPTGTLSRSVSFWAKTTNTIINSPKASFAYGSATGASDGFEIVWNYCARGVGLDLSNQALIKSNSCVADGQWHHIAIVYNATVSTIYSTVNFYVDGGLLPGIVCNVSGTNASINTGTVFPVIIGCNIQGIVRHFLGSLDDFYLYNRAITATEVMQLYTYTTCPSPVFGNTLVCPGSTNIYSVAPISNASYTWSLPGGWTGSSSTNTISVTAGSGSGTISATASSTCGIFPTATLAVNTLSLPLLGVSSTNSFLCTGGSATLTASGANTYTWLPGGSNNANLNISPMSTSVYTLIANALNSCSATVNYTQIVVNNANVVSFPPPSLCSGSTVSLSASGADTYTWQPGNLTGSIVTVAPLVTTSYTVIGFSVPGCTGSAIVQVSVPSALTLNIASSSPTACLGNSITFSASASGGIPGYQYNWVGGPSNPIKQVTPSVSGTYMYTVTALDQNTCSVTRTVSVNFAPAFTMTPTFIAICPATTTTLSVSGANTYTWLPGGTLGSTNAVSPTSLSVYTVIGTSIAGCTASVTKTVSIKPAPTLSFVTATITCGSLGSATVSASGTPGPFSYSWSPVTQTGSVAVGLYPGTHTIYVFDASTGCNFAPTTSFIPLIPLTGTVTATPSLTCFGINTGTAAITLSGGSGAQSYSWKDVNGIQTGSIGTNLAAGVNSITVIDALTFCTLTHTFLITQPTAFTLNIISSSPSVCMGGSITYTANNSGGTPSYSYNWINGPGNNIKLVNESLPGNYIYTVTSTDANNCSATNTIQANFIANPVVSVTSSSICPLANATLVASGASSYSWSSGSTLNPLVINPTVNTQYTVIGTASGCTSSATSDVFLKSIPVISYSTNAPVCESGLVSLACLSTHSLYSWSGPLSYSSSAAVVSLYSVTPAMNGNYTLRVTAANSCTASVGIPIIIYPTPPISPLSSTVCQGQILSLYGNYVPNATYLWLGSANYSSAIQNPQRINSDTSMTGHYTLQITSAQGCTNIATVNASVVSNPIPVITSSNSVCVGSNLVLNGSGGTSYIWFGPNGFGSYSQNPILSNVGLVAGGNYTLHAIIGQCNVSTTKYITVNPKPSFTISSDVPICEKTNLLLNSSISALSYSWSGPNGFVSNVSGPYIYSVSLMQSGVYSLNATDANGCEGVATIFISILPAPISIVKDASVCVGNSVTIGTSANGVSYLWSGPQNFTATGNPAYVPVVDNMHSGIYSVTVVGSNSCSITSTLNVVGFPFPLPIPLISGPTKVCMNSIMTLSGSGGTSYVWSGPERFNSISKDISIEVKGTNVAGIFTLSVRNESNCVASSTVSIAVYELPNGLVLSSKNNICQPFCAEFAFKELINTAPVLSHELYIDSKKIIDTSGKFCFIDAGNYTASVSYKDTNNCVNTSTLLITAYQKPKANFEAIPLNPIAGIDKVQFYNTSYGAGLNSWDWFVSGSDTLHSNEKEPNYLYEFPGKYPVVLIAKNRWECADTMIKVLVIEDDFNLFVPNAFTPNGDGLNDIFLPKGHGITKYSIEIYDSWGEKIFQSNNFSNGWNGTYKGKDCPTDIYIWKISVTTEQRETKTSTGHLTLLRGEKNLED; this is encoded by the coding sequence ATGCGCGTTTTATTTTTAATTTTTTTTTCTTTTTTAACCGTAGTAAGTGATGCACAAATTCCTACTAGTGGCTTGGTTGGTGCTTGGCCATTTAACGGAAACGCAAGTGATGTTTCGGGAAGCAATAATCATGGAACGGTTTTTGGGGCAACTTTAGTTCCTGATCGATGCGGTGTGCCAAATGCCGCCTATAGTTTTAACGGGTCAACTAATTACATACAAATGCTTACAACGGGTCCGACTGGGACTCTTTCCAGATCAGTGTCTTTTTGGGCTAAAACCACTAACACTATAATAAATTCACCTAAGGCGTCGTTTGCATATGGATCTGCTACGGGCGCAAGTGATGGTTTTGAAATTGTTTGGAACTATTGTGCACGAGGTGTAGGATTGGATTTATCGAATCAGGCTTTAATAAAAAGTAATAGCTGTGTCGCAGATGGGCAGTGGCATCATATCGCGATCGTATACAATGCTACAGTTAGCACAATTTACAGTACCGTTAATTTTTATGTTGATGGCGGTTTGTTACCAGGAATAGTCTGTAACGTTAGTGGTACAAATGCTTCAATAAATACAGGTACTGTTTTTCCTGTTATAATTGGATGTAATATTCAAGGTATAGTGAGGCATTTTTTAGGCTCTCTGGATGATTTCTATTTATATAATCGTGCTATAACCGCTACTGAAGTAATGCAGTTATACACATACACAACCTGCCCTTCACCCGTTTTTGGCAATACTTTGGTTTGCCCTGGATCTACTAATATATATAGTGTTGCACCTATAAGTAATGCCAGTTACACATGGAGTCTTCCAGGTGGGTGGACAGGAAGTTCCAGCACAAATACAATAAGTGTTACTGCAGGTTCTGGTTCTGGGACTATAAGTGCGACTGCCTCCAGCACTTGTGGCATATTTCCTACAGCAACTCTTGCGGTTAATACTTTGTCATTACCATTGTTAGGCGTCAGCTCAACAAATTCTTTTCTTTGTACAGGAGGGTCCGCAACGTTAACTGCCTCAGGAGCCAATACTTATACATGGTTACCAGGCGGATCAAATAATGCAAATCTTAATATTTCTCCTATGAGCACAAGCGTTTATACATTAATCGCCAATGCTTTGAATAGCTGTTCTGCAACTGTTAACTACACACAAATAGTTGTGAATAATGCTAATGTTGTTTCGTTTCCGCCTCCTTCCTTATGCAGTGGGAGCACGGTGTCGCTTTCTGCTTCGGGAGCTGATACGTACACGTGGCAGCCAGGTAATTTAACAGGATCAATAGTCACAGTTGCACCACTAGTAACCACCAGTTACACTGTTATTGGGTTTTCAGTGCCTGGTTGCACAGGTTCAGCTATTGTTCAGGTGTCTGTGCCATCAGCTTTAACATTAAATATTGCATCAAGTTCTCCAACAGCTTGTTTAGGGAACAGTATCACCTTTTCAGCAAGTGCATCGGGTGGAATTCCTGGTTATCAGTATAATTGGGTAGGAGGGCCGTCTAATCCAATTAAACAAGTTACGCCTTCAGTCTCAGGAACGTATATGTATACTGTTACAGCTTTAGATCAGAACACTTGTTCAGTAACTCGAACAGTATCTGTTAATTTTGCACCGGCCTTTACAATGACACCTACTTTCATTGCAATATGTCCTGCAACCACAACAACCCTTTCGGTATCGGGAGCAAATACATATACCTGGTTGCCAGGTGGTACTCTTGGTAGCACTAATGCGGTATCACCTACTAGTCTGTCCGTATATACAGTAATAGGAACATCTATAGCAGGCTGTACGGCTTCTGTTACGAAAACTGTTTCAATTAAACCAGCACCAACTCTTTCATTTGTAACAGCAACAATCACATGCGGAAGTTTGGGTTCTGCAACCGTTTCTGCAAGTGGAACACCAGGACCGTTTTCATATTCATGGTCACCGGTAACTCAAACTGGATCTGTTGCTGTCGGTCTTTACCCTGGTACACATACAATATATGTTTTTGATGCAAGTACTGGATGCAATTTCGCCCCAACAACAAGTTTTATTCCGCTCATCCCGTTAACGGGTACTGTAACAGCTACTCCGAGCCTTACCTGCTTTGGTATTAATACAGGTACGGCTGCCATTACTTTGTCAGGAGGTTCAGGCGCACAAAGTTATTCATGGAAAGATGTTAATGGAATTCAAACGGGATCTATTGGAACGAATTTGGCAGCAGGGGTTAATAGTATAACTGTGATTGATGCTTTAACTTTTTGCACTCTTACACACACTTTTCTAATCACACAGCCTACAGCTTTCACACTTAATATTATAAGTAGCTCCCCTTCTGTTTGCATGGGTGGGAGTATTACTTACACCGCAAATAATTCTGGAGGTACTCCTTCGTATAGTTACAATTGGATAAATGGACCAGGTAATAATATAAAATTAGTAAATGAAAGTTTGCCTGGTAATTATATTTACACTGTTACCAGTACAGATGCAAACAATTGTAGTGCCACAAATACAATACAAGCAAATTTTATTGCTAATCCAGTTGTAAGTGTTACTAGCAGCTCAATTTGTCCTTTAGCGAATGCCACATTAGTTGCATCGGGTGCTAGTAGTTATTCTTGGTCAAGTGGCTCAACATTGAATCCATTAGTTATTAACCCAACTGTAAATACCCAGTACACCGTAATAGGCACTGCTTCTGGTTGCACATCCTCTGCAACAAGCGATGTTTTTCTAAAATCTATTCCAGTAATCAGTTATTCAACAAATGCACCTGTCTGTGAGTCGGGTTTAGTTTCTCTTGCATGTCTTAGCACTCACTCATTGTATAGTTGGTCCGGCCCATTAAGTTATAGTTCTTCCGCCGCTGTTGTTAGTCTGTATTCTGTTACACCCGCAATGAATGGAAATTATACTTTAAGAGTTACAGCCGCCAATAGCTGCACTGCTTCGGTTGGTATACCAATTATAATTTATCCTACACCACCTATTTCACCTCTTTCGAGCACAGTTTGTCAAGGTCAAATATTAAGTTTGTACGGTAACTATGTTCCGAATGCAACTTATCTATGGTTAGGTTCGGCCAATTATTCTTCCGCCATTCAAAATCCTCAAAGAATTAATTCAGATACGTCAATGACGGGGCATTATACTCTGCAGATAACATCTGCTCAGGGTTGCACAAATATAGCAACGGTCAATGCTTCTGTTGTTTCTAATCCAATTCCGGTTATTACTTCAAGTAATAGTGTGTGTGTTGGTTCAAATCTTGTTCTCAACGGTTCTGGAGGAACAAGTTATATATGGTTTGGCCCAAACGGTTTTGGTAGTTATTCGCAGAATCCTATTCTTTCGAATGTTGGATTAGTGGCTGGTGGAAACTATACTCTGCATGCCATTATCGGACAGTGTAATGTTAGCACTACAAAATATATTACAGTTAATCCAAAACCGAGTTTTACTATTTCGTCTGATGTTCCTATTTGTGAAAAAACAAACTTGCTCCTAAATAGTAGCATATCTGCTTTAAGTTATTCGTGGAGTGGCCCGAATGGTTTTGTTAGTAATGTGTCGGGACCTTATATTTACTCTGTGTCGCTTATGCAATCAGGAGTATATTCGCTCAATGCAACAGACGCTAACGGTTGTGAAGGTGTTGCTACTATATTTATCTCAATCTTACCAGCCCCTATTTCTATTGTAAAAGATGCCTCAGTTTGTGTAGGAAACTCTGTAACAATTGGAACTTCGGCTAATGGTGTTAGTTATTTGTGGAGCGGTCCACAAAATTTTACAGCCACAGGTAATCCTGCTTACGTTCCTGTTGTTGATAATATGCACTCCGGAATTTATTCTGTAACAGTTGTTGGTTCAAATTCTTGTTCAATCACATCTACATTGAATGTAGTAGGCTTTCCGTTTCCGTTGCCAATACCTTTAATATCAGGCCCTACAAAAGTATGTATGAATTCAATAATGACCTTATCAGGTTCTGGTGGAACAAGTTATGTATGGTCTGGTCCTGAAAGATTTAATTCAATTTCAAAGGATATTAGTATTGAAGTAAAAGGTACAAATGTTGCAGGAATCTTTACATTAAGTGTAAGGAATGAAAGTAATTGTGTCGCCTCTTCTACTGTTTCAATAGCTGTTTATGAACTTCCAAATGGATTAGTATTAAGTAGCAAGAATAATATATGCCAACCCTTTTGTGCTGAATTTGCATTTAAAGAACTAATAAATACAGCCCCAGTTCTTTCTCATGAGCTGTATATAGATTCAAAAAAAATCATTGACACGAGTGGAAAGTTTTGTTTTATAGATGCGGGTAATTATACAGCTAGTGTATCGTACAAAGACACTAATAATTGTGTTAATACTTCTACTTTGCTTATCACGGCTTATCAAAAACCGAAAGCAAATTTTGAAGCGATTCCTTTAAACCCAATTGCGGGTATAGATAAAGTACAGTTCTATAATACTTCTTACGGAGCGGGATTAAATTCTTGGGACTGGTTTGTATCAGGTTCGGATACTCTACACAGCAATGAAAAAGAGCCAAATTATTTGTATGAATTTCCTGGAAAGTATCCTGTTGTTTTGATTGCTAAAAATAGGTGGGAATGTGCAGATACAATGATAAAAGTTTTAGTAATAGAAGATGACTTTAATTTGTTTGTGCCAAATGCATTTACCCCAAATGGCGACGGATTAAACGATATTTTCCTACCAAAAGGCCATGGTATTACAAAGTATTCAATCGAAATATATGATAGTTGGGGTGAGAAAATATTTCAGTCTAACAATTTTAGTAATGGCTGGAACGGAACTTATAAGGGTAAAGATTGTCCTACAGATATTTATATTTGGAAAATTTCTGTAACAACCGAGCAAAGAGAAACGAAAACTTCAACAGGTCATTTAACACTTCTTCGTGGCGAGAAAAATTTGGAGGATTAA